A genomic stretch from Etheostoma cragini isolate CJK2018 chromosome 8, CSU_Ecrag_1.0, whole genome shotgun sequence includes:
- the LOC117948916 gene encoding uncharacterized protein LOC117948916 — protein sequence MNWRRRAMASEEEGKKAHQAQQEAEAERRLAEKERQERTAECLSWREKHQELAERFRAQEDLKALRQNKACQANIKSYFLCMTESDQRVKILKNQDGMPRHFTEGDPVYISTPESSPEEPERIPSRTMFRVSAPHTGRDLGPSHFDELPPFGGERPDSAPPRRSRKVVDYFWIPTDQE from the exons ATGAATTGGAGGCGCAGAGCGATGGCGTCGGAAGAGGAGGGCAAAAAGGCCCACCAGGCTCAACAGGAGGCCGAGGCCGAGAGGCGTCTGGCTGAGAAGGAGCGGCAGGAGAGAACAGCCGAGTGTCTCAGCTGGAGGGAGAAGCACCAGGAGTTAGCCGAAAGGTTCAGAGCTCAGGAGGACCTGAAGGCTCTGAGGCAGAACAAAGCA tGTCAAGCCAACATCAAGAGTTATTTCCTCTGCATGACAGAAAGCGATCAGAGGGTGAAAATTCTCAAAAATCAAGACGGCATGCCAAGACATTTCACG GAGGGAGACCCTGTATACATCTCCACCCCTGAGTCCAGTCCTGAAGAGCCTGAAAGAATTCCATCCAG gacCATGTTCAGGGTCTCTGCCCCACACACGGGGAGGGATCTGGGCCCGAGTCACTTTGATGAGCTGCCCCCCTTTGGAGGAGAGCGGCCTGACTCTGCCCCTCCACGCCGGAGCAGGAAGGTGGTGGACTACTTCTGGATCCCTACAGAtcaagaataa
- the eif4g2b gene encoding eukaryotic translation initiation factor 4 gamma 2b, whose translation MQQRGLRPDKNPARRVRRGANFHSRSTHQLSYPGARRQLSDASRLSVMGNSPFPPSPPVIIILLSILHCQAAKVESAIAEGGASRFSASSGGGGGRGAPQHYPKTVGNSEFLGKTPGQSVQRWVPSRSTRRDVNSSNEKERHDAIFRKVRGILNKLTPEKFDKLCLELLNVGVDSKLVLKGIILLIVDKALEEPKYSSLYAQLCLRLAEDAPNFDGPSSEIQTSQKQSTTFRRLLISKLQDEFENRTRNVEIYDKHDNPLTSEEEEQRSIAKSKMLGNIKFIGELGKLDLIHESILHKCIKTLLEKKKRVQLKDMGEDLECLCQIMRTVGPRLDHEKAKSLMDQYFGRMRSLMNNKELPARIRFLLQDTVELRLNNWVPRKAFIDNGPKTIHQIRQEAVKDLGVFIPAPMSQGMRMDFFLESPFMPNRMKLDRETLGGLADMFGQMPGSGIGTGPGVIQDRYSPTMGRHRTNPLFNGHSGHIVPQPQSQFDAGPKSFVKSNQVQNQHFLNQNQNHMAQQQVPSKDMPPRFSKKGQLNADEISLRPAQSFLLNKNQVPKLQPQIPTMMPPSAQPPRTQTPPLGQPPQLGLKTNPPPIQEKPQKINKKPPPAREELLKMTEAMVTEYLNSKNLAEAVSGVREMKAPKHFLPEMLSKIIVCSLDRPDEDKEHASTLVHTLRTEGLITGENFMQAFLNVLDQCPKIELDVPLVKSYLAQFAARAIIAELVSVAELAHPLENGTHFPLFLLCLQQTAKLKDREWLTDLFQQSKVNMQKMLPEIDQNKDRMLEILEGKGLSFLFPLLKLEKELLKQITADPSPQSIYKWIKDNISPKLHTDKGFVNILMTSFLQYISQELCMGEADEQLAAPSKEQLEQEKQLLLAFKPVMQKFLHDHTELQVSALYALQVHCNSSAFPKGMLLRYFVNFYDMEIIEEEAFLAWKEDISQEFPGKGKSLFQVHLWL comes from the exons caCCGTTTCCCCCATCCCCtcctgttattattattcttttgaGTATTCTTCATTGTCAAGCCGCCAAAGTGGAGAGTGCGATTGCAGAAGGGGGTGCTTCTCGTTTCAG TGCTTCTTCGGGGGGAGGAGGTGGTAGGGGCGCACCTCAGCACTATCCCAAGACTGTCGGCAACAG CGAGTTCCTGGGGAAAACCCCAGGGCAAAGCGTTCAGAGATGGGTTCCTTCACGAAGCACTAGACGAGATGTCAACTCCAGTAATGAAAAAGAGCGACACGATGCAATCTTCAGGAAAGTGAGGGG CATACTCAACAAACTCACGCCTGAGAAGTTTGACAAGCTATGCCTTGAGCTCCTGAATGTGGGCGTAGATTCAAAACTCGTCCTTAAAGGAATCATCTTGCTG ATTGTAGACAAAGCCCTAGAAGAGCCCAAGTATAGCTCGCTCTATGCTCAGCTATGTCTGCGCTTGGCAGAGGACGCACCAAACTTTGATGGCCCTTCATCTGAGATCCAAACATCCCAAAAGCAGAGCACA ACCTTCAGAAGACTACTGATTTCCAAACTTCAAGATGAATTTGAAAACCGCACCAGAAATGTTGAAA TCTATGACAAACATGACAACCCTCTCActtctgaggaggaggagcagcgtTCCATTGCCAAGAGCAAGATGCTTGGCAACATTAAATTCATCGGGGAACTTGGTAAACTCGACCTTATCCACGAATCTATCCTTCATAAGTGCATCAAAACA CTtctggaaaagaagaagagagtcCAGCTCAAGGATATGGGGGAGGATCTGGAGTGCCTCTGTCAGATAATGAGAACCGTGGGGCCGAGACTTGACCATGAAAAAGCAAAG TCTTTAATGGATCAGTATTTTGGCCGTATGCGATCCTTAATGAACAACAAGGAGTTGCCTGCTAGGATCCGCTTCCTGCTGCAAGACACAGTGGAACTGCGCTTAAACAACTGGGTCCCCCGCAAGGCCTTCATTGACAACGGACCGAAGACGATTCACCAGATCCGTCAGGAGGCAGTGAAA GATTTGGGTGTTTTCATCCCAGCACCCATGTCTCAGGGGATGAGGATGGACTTCTTCCTGGAAAGCCCCTTCATGCCCAACAGAATGAAACTGGACAGGGAGACTCTCGGGGGATTGGCCGATATGTTTGGGCAGATGCCAG GCAGTGGGATTGGAACTGGCCCGGGGGTCATTCAGGATAGGTACTCGCCCACTATGGGGCGCCATCGCACCAACCCGCTCTTCAACGGCCACAGTGGCCACATCGTCCCTCAACCACAATCACAGTTCGACGCAGGGCCAAAGTCTTTTGTTAAGTCCAACCAG GTTCAGAACCAGCATTTCCtcaaccagaaccagaaccacaTGGCCCAGCAGCAGGTCCCGTCCAAGGACATGCCTCCACGATTCAGCAAGAAAGGACAGCTTAATGCAGATGAG ATCAGCCTCCGGCCTGCTCAGTCATTCCTCCTCAACAAGAATCAGGTACCCAAACTCCAGCCCCAGATCCCAACCATGATGCCTCCCAGCGCCCAGCCCCCACGTACTCAAACCCCCCCTCTGGGACAG cctccacagctTGGCCTGAAGACCAACCCTCCGCCCATCCAAGAGAAACCTCAGAAGATCAACAAGAAACCACCTCCTGCCAGGGAGGAACTGCTTAAAATGACG GAGGCGATGGTGACAGAGTACTTGAACAGTAAGAACTTGGCCGAAGCTGTGAGCGGCGTGAGGGAAATGAAGGCTCCTAAGCACTTCCTGCCGGAGATGCTGAGTAAGATCATCGTGTGTTCCCTGGACCGTCCCGATGAGGACAAGGAGCATGCTAGCACTCTGGTCCACACGCTCCGCACAGAGGGCCTCATCACTGGAGAGAATTTCATGCAG GCTTTCCTCAACGTCCTGGACCAGTGTCCCAAGATCGAGCTGGACGTGCCCCTGGTGAAGTCCTACCTGGCCCAGTTTGCGGCTCGGGCCATCATCGCAGAGCTGGTGAGCGTGGCGGAGCTGGCTCACCCCCTGGAGAACGGCACACACTTCCCCCTCTTCCTGCTTTGCCTGCAACAGACGGCCAAGCTGAAGGACCGCGAGTGGCTCACCGATCTCTTCCAGCAGAGCAAGGTCAACATGCAGAAGATGCTCCCAG AAATCGATCAGAACAAGGACCGCATGCTGGAGATCCTGGAGGGGAAGGGCCTGAGCTTCCTGTTCCCGCTGCTGAAGCTGGAGAAGGAGCTGCTGAAACAGATAACGGCAGACCCCTCTCCACAGTCCATCTACAAGTGGATTAAAGACAACATCTCACCCAAGCTTCACACTGACAAAGGCTTTGTCAACATCCTCATGACCAg TTTCCTCCAGTACATCTCCCAGGAGCTGTGCATGGGCGAGGCCGACGAGCAGCTGGCCGCCCCTTCCAAAGAGCAACTGGAGCAGGAGAAACAGCTGCTGCTGGCCTTCAAACCCGTCATGCAGAAGTTCTTGCATGACCACACGGAGCTGCAGGTCAGCGCTCTCTACGCCTTGCAGGTGCACTGCAACAGCAGCGCCTTCCCTAAAG GCATGCTGTTGCGCTACTTTGTCAACTTCTACGACATGGAGATCATTGAAGAAGAAGCCTTCCTTGCATGGAAAGAAGACATAAGCCAGGAATTCCCTGGAAAAGGAAAATCTTTATTCCAGGTACA